A single Phoenix dactylifera cultivar Barhee BC4 chromosome 1, palm_55x_up_171113_PBpolish2nd_filt_p, whole genome shotgun sequence DNA region contains:
- the LOC103714229 gene encoding replication termination factor 2-like, with translation MESQKKLRVFVRSPDLGLPSRALTLASDLTLRRLKLSFVPQSFLSQTLNFDSLYFSLNGKPLVDSSSLADAGIPGSSTLTLRLRLRGGGGDGGATGAESRDCYLNMYATKKPDKVDPNETRLSKWTACALSAEPLAPPCVIDRLGNLFNKEPLVEALLYKKLPKEFGHIRGLKDMIPIHLSPILGAADSETKFQCPITGQEFNGKYKFLVISGCGHVLSVKALKEVKSSACLVCHKEFLEADKIVINGSAKEVAVLRERMEEERGRLKGRKEKKLGAYLSGTKHANDEKGGVLENGKKDGGGKRFKAVDMMPAHATKEVYASIFTSSKKSDFKETYSCRSLPLGRN, from the coding sequence ATGGAATCCCAGAAGAAGCTCCGGGTTTTCGTCCGATCCCCCGACCTCGGCCTCCCTTCCCGAGCCCTAACCCTAGCCTCCGATCTCACCCTCCGCCGCCTCAAGCTTTCCTTTGTCCCTCAATCCTTCCTCTCGCAAACCCTAAACTTCGATTCCCTTTACTTCTCTCTCAACGGCAAGCCCCTTGTCGACTCCTCCTCCCTCGCTGACGCTGGCATCCCCGGTTCCTCTACCCTCACCCTTCGCCTCCGTCTTCGCGGCGGCGGTGGCGACGGCGGCGCCACCGGCGCCGAGTCCCGCGACTGCTACCTCAACATGTACGCCACGAAGAAGCCCGACAAGGTGGATCCAAACGAGACCCGGCTCTCCAAGTGGACCGCCTGCGCCCTATCCGCTGAGCCCCTCGCTCCCCCATGCGTGATTGACCGGCTCGGCAACCTCTTCAACAAGGAACCCCTCGTGGAGGCCCTTCTCTACAAGAAGCTTCCCAAGGAGTTCGGCCACATCCGGGGATTGAAGGATATGATCCCGATCCATCTCTCCCCGATCCTCGGCGCTGCGGATTCCGAGACTAAGTTCCAGTGCCCGATCACTGGTCAAGAGTTCAATGGGAAATACAAGTTCTTGGTGATTAGTGGATGCGGCCATGTTCTGAGTGTCAAGGCGTTGAAAGAGGTCAAGTCTTCGGCTTGCCTGGTTTGCCATAAAGAGTTTTTGGAAGCGGATAAGATTGTGATAAATGGAAGCGCCAAGGAAGTCGCAGTACTGAGGGAGaggatggaggaggagagaggccgGCTGAAGGGGAGGAAGGAAAAGAAGTTGGGTGCATACCTGAGTGGTACAAAGCATGCCAATGACGAGAAAGGTGGTGTTTTGGAGAATGGGAAGAAGGATGGGGGTGGCAAAAGATTCAAGGCAGTGGATATGATGCCAGCTCATGCTACAAAGGAAGTTTATGCATCTATCTTCACGTCATCGAAGAAATCTGATTTTAAGGAGACTTATTCTTGCAGGTCACTCCCGCTTGGGAGGAACTAA